From the genome of Amycolatopsis sp. NBC_01488, one region includes:
- a CDS encoding cytochrome d ubiquinol oxidase subunit II: MADVPMLFILAGLAAYTVLAGADFGAGLWTLLTGRSSVRDHARHAMGPVWEANHVWLIFVLVVCWTAYPLAYGSITSTLAVPLFIAALGIILRGASYALRGQLDDAPGRHAIENVFALSSILTPFALGAVVGGIASGRVPVGNAAGDLVTSWLNPTSILTGALAVATGAHLAAVYLAADARRSGERALTRHFRTRALVSGLCAGALALGGLLVIRANAPGLYTGLTHSPGAGMVALSTVVGLVTLILVWRNRFGWARVSAALAVGAIVAGWALAQRPYVLPGLTIDQAAADRATLVAVTVVVAVGAVVLVPSLILLFRLFLRGRLDPASRPGVVPEPPTAGHPGPSRALPVFAGATLLVGAALTVFADIGWLLALGVLCLAAAAIATFRLATADADLDR, from the coding sequence ATGGCTGACGTCCCGATGCTGTTCATCCTCGCCGGTCTCGCCGCGTACACCGTGCTCGCCGGCGCGGACTTCGGCGCCGGTCTGTGGACCCTTCTCACCGGCCGGAGCTCGGTCCGCGACCACGCCCGGCACGCCATGGGCCCGGTCTGGGAGGCCAACCACGTCTGGCTGATCTTCGTGCTGGTGGTGTGCTGGACCGCCTACCCCCTGGCCTACGGCTCGATCACCTCGACCCTCGCGGTTCCCCTGTTCATCGCCGCACTGGGGATCATCCTGCGCGGCGCCTCCTACGCGCTGCGCGGCCAGCTCGACGACGCACCCGGCCGTCACGCGATCGAGAACGTGTTCGCCTTGTCGTCGATCCTGACGCCGTTCGCACTGGGCGCCGTCGTGGGCGGCATCGCCTCCGGCCGCGTCCCGGTCGGCAACGCGGCCGGCGACCTCGTCACCAGCTGGCTCAACCCGACCTCGATCCTGACCGGCGCGCTGGCCGTCGCCACCGGTGCCCACCTCGCCGCCGTCTACCTGGCCGCCGACGCGCGACGGTCGGGCGAGCGGGCTCTGACGCGCCACTTCCGCACCCGCGCCCTGGTGTCCGGCCTGTGCGCGGGCGCGCTCGCGCTCGGCGGCCTGCTCGTCATCCGCGCCAACGCACCCGGCCTGTACACCGGCCTGACCCACAGCCCCGGCGCCGGCATGGTCGCACTGTCCACTGTGGTCGGTCTGGTCACGCTGATTCTGGTGTGGCGCAACCGCTTCGGGTGGGCCCGTGTCTCAGCGGCACTCGCCGTCGGCGCCATCGTCGCCGGCTGGGCCCTGGCCCAACGCCCGTACGTCCTCCCCGGACTCACCATCGACCAGGCCGCCGCCGACCGCGCCACGCTGGTCGCCGTGACCGTCGTCGTCGCCGTGGGCGCGGTGGTGCTGGTCCCGTCCCTGATCCTCCTGTTCCGGCTCTTCCTCCGCGGTCGCCTGGATCCGGCATCCCGGCCCGGCGTCGTCCCGGAGCCGCCGACCGCCGGCCATCCGGGGCCATCGCGGGCGTTGCCGGTCTTCGCCGGCGCCACCCTGCTCGTCGGCGCGGCACTGACCGTCTTCGCCGACATCGGCTGGCTCCTGGCTCTCGGCGTCCTCTGCCTGGC